One window of the Larimichthys crocea isolate SSNF unplaced genomic scaffold, L_crocea_2.0 scaffold239, whole genome shotgun sequence genome contains the following:
- the LOC109137088 gene encoding G-protein coupled receptor 4-like has protein sequence MEDLHMNNTSQEESFDYSNITYDYDENPVSIRDVVTYIIVGIGLPLTLVAIYALHSQVRNGQVAPIYVINLLISDIIQFCCMIAWNAPAEVLNSKIVNTIYDFSLMASVGFMVCVALERYLVVAWPLWYRFRRTIKTSVVVCVVVWVLPLVFVLILHFSSVFWVTITVYVIFYLLPFPLLIFFLGGTLKALSASTVPSDEKRRIVGVLVLVLLIYTLLFMPSVIWLLSEEAKKNLTFKILPLIFLWLSPLADLFLYVFMRKGIIDKLLASVCCCRMDSNDISRSSGNDDNIHTVSSV, from the exons ATGGAAGATTTACACATGAACAACACCTCACAGGAGGAAAGCTTTGATTACAGCAACATCACCTACGACTATGATGAAAATCCTGTGTCTATCAGAGATGTGGTGACATACATAATCGTTGGTATCGGCCTTCCTTTGACCCTCGTGGCCATCTATGCTCTTCATTCTCAG GTGAGAAATGGTCAAGTTGCTCCGATCTACGTCATCAACCTTCTCATCTCTGACATCATTCAGTTCTGCTGCATGATCGCTTGGAACGCACCAGCTGAGGTTTTGAATTCTAAAATTGTAAACACCATTTACGACTTCAGTCTGATGGCCAGTGTTGGCTTCATGGTGTGTGTCGCCCTGGAAAG GTATTTGGTCGTCGCCTGGCCACTGTGGTACCGCTTCAGACGAACCATCAAGacctctgtggtggtctgtgtcgTGGTCTGGGTCCTTCCTCTTGTCTTTGTCCTCATTTTAcatttctcctctgtcttttgGGTCACTATAACTGTCTATGTTATCTTCTATCTCCTTCCCTTCCCACTGCTCATATTCTTCCTGGGTGGGACCCTCAAAGCTCTGTCTGCCAGCACTGTCCCCTCTGATGAAAAACGAAGAATTGTGGGAGTTTTGGTTCTGgtgctgcttatttacacactgctgttcatgcCCAGTGTCATCTGGTTACTGTCAGAGGAAGCAAAAAAGAACTTAACCTTTAAAATCCTGCCTCTCATCTTTCTCTGGTTGAGTCCTCTTGCAGACTTATTTCTGTACGTGTTCATGAGGAAAGGGATCATAGACAAGCTtttggcctctgtgtgttgttgcagaatGGACAGCAATGATATCAGCAGATCATCAGGAAATGATgacaacattcacacagtcagctctgtgtag